A region from the Prionailurus viverrinus isolate Anna chromosome E2, UM_Priviv_1.0, whole genome shotgun sequence genome encodes:
- the HAS1 gene encoding hyaluronan synthase 1: protein MTQDVPKPTPAARHCSGLARRVLTVTFALLILGLMTWAYAAGVPLASDRYGLLAFGLYGAFLSAHLVAQSLFAYLEHRRVAAAARRAAARGPLDAAAARSVALTISAYQEDPAYLRQCLASARALQYPRARLRVLMVVDGNRAEDLYMVDMFREVFADEDPATYVWDGNYHRPWEPAATAGAAGAGAYREVEAEDPGRLAVEALVRTHRCVCVAQRWGGKREVMYTAFKALGDSVDYVQVCDSDTRLDPMALLELVRVLDEDPRVGAVGGDVRILNPLDSWVSFLSSLRYWVAFNVERACQSYFHCVSCISGPLGLYRNHLLQQFLEAWYNQKFLGTHCTFGDDRHLTNRMLSMGYATKYTSRSRCYSETPSSFLRWLSQQTRWSKSYFREWLYNALWWHRHHAWMTYEAVVSGLFPFFVAATVLRLFYAGRPWALLWVLLCVQGVALAKAAFAAWLRGCPRMVLLSLYAPLYMCGLLPAKFLALATMNQSGWGTSGRRKLAANYVPLLPLALWALLLLGGLVRSVVQEARADWGGPSRAAEARHLAAGAGAYVGYWVVMLTLYWVGVRRLCRRRAGGYRVQV, encoded by the exons GACGTGCCCAAGCCCACCCCGGCCGCCCGCCACTGCTCCGGCCTGGCCCGGCGGGTGCTGACCGTCACGTTCGCGCTGCTCATCCTGGGCCTCATGACCTGGGCCTACGCCGCCGGGGTGCCGCTGGCCTCCGATCGCTACGGCCTCCTCGCCTTCGGTCTGTACGGGGCCTTCCTCTCGGCGCACCTGGTGGCGCAGAGCCTCTTCGCGTACCTGGAGCACCGgcgggtggcggcggcggcgcggcgggctGCGGCGCGGGGGCCCCTGGACGCGGCCGCGGCGCGCAGCGTGGCGCTGACCATCTCGGCGTACCAGGAGGACCCCGCGTACCTGCGCCAGTGCCTGGCGTCCGCCCGCGCCCTGCAGTACCCGCGCGCGCGCCTGCGCGTCCTCATGGTGGTGGACGGCAACCGCGCCGAGGACCTCTACATGGTGGACATGTTCCGCGAGGTCTTCGCCGACGAGGACCCCGCCACCTACGTGTGGGACGGCAACTACCACCGGCCTTGGGAGCCGGCGGCCACGGCgggcgcggcgggcgcgggcgcCTACCGGGAGGTGGAGGCCGAGGACCCCGGGCGGCTGGCGGTGGAGGCGCTGGTGAGGACGCACCGCTGCGTGTGCGTGGCGCAGCGCTGGGGCGGCAAGCGCGAGGTCATGTACACCGCCTTCAAGGCGCTCGGCGACTCGGTGGACTACGTGCAG GTTTGTGACTCGGACACGAGGCTGGACCCCATGGCACTCCTGGAGCTGGTGCGGGTGCTGGACGAGGACCCCCGGGTGGGGGCTGTTGGGGGGGACGTGCGGATCCTTAACCCCCTGGACTCCTGGGTCAGCTTCTTAAGCAGCCTGCGGTACTGGGTGGCCTTCAATGTGGAGCGGGCTTGTCAGAGCTACTTCCACTGTGTGTCCTGCATCAGTGGTCCCCTAG GCCTGTACAGGAACCACCTCCTGCAGCAGTTCCTTGAGGCCTGGTACAACCAGAAGTTCCTGGGCACCCACTGCACCTTTGGGGATGACCGGCACCTCACCAACCGCATGCTCAGCATGGGTTATGCCACCAA GTATACATCCCGGTCCCGCTGCTACTCCGAGACACCCTCTTCCTTCCTGCGCTGGCTGAGCCAGCAGACGCGCTGGTCCAAGTCGTACTTCCGCGAGTGGCTGTACAACGCGCTCTGGTGGCACCGGCACCACGCCTGGATGACGTACGAGGCGGTGGTGTCGGGCCTCTTCCCCTTCTTCGTGGCGGCCACCGTGCTGCGGCTCTTCTACGCCGGCCGCCCGTGGGCGCTGCTCTGGGTGCTGCTGTGCGTGCAGGGCGTGGCGCTGGCCAAGGCGGCCTTCGCGGCCTGGCTGCGCGGCTGCCCGCGCATGGTGCTGCTCTCGCTCTACGCGCCGCTCTACATGTGCGGCCTCCTGCCCGCCAAGTTTCTGGCGCTGGCCACCATGAACCAGAGCGGCTGGGGCACCTCCGGCCGCCGGAAGCTGGCCGCCAACTACGTGCCCCTGCTGCCGCTGGCGCTCTGGGCGTTGCTGCTGCTGGGGGGCCTGGTCCGCAGCGTGGTGCAGGAGGCCAGGGCCGACTGGGGCGGCCCCTCGCGGGCCGCCGAGGCCCGGCACCTGGCCGCAGGGGCCGGCGCCTACGTGGGGTACTGGGTGGTGATGCTGACGCTCTACTGGGTGGGCGTGCGGAGGCTCTGCCGGCGGCGGGCGGGTGGCTACCGCGTGCAGGTGTGA